One Pseudomonas sp. HOU2 genomic window carries:
- a CDS encoding peptide chain release factor 3, with translation MTNQAAEVAKRRTFAIISHPDAGKTTITEKLLLMGKAIAVAGTVKSRKSDRHATSDWMEMEKQRGISITTSVMQFPYREHMINLLDTPGHEDFSEDTYRTLTAVDSALMVLDGGKGVEPRTIALMDVCRLRDTPIVSFINKLDRDIRDPIELLDEIEAVLKIKAAPITWPIGCYRDFKGVYHLADDYIIVYTAGHGHERTETKIIEKLDSDEARAHLGDEYERFLEQLELVQGACHEFNQQEFLDGQLTPVFFGTALGNFGVDHVLDAVVDWAPRPLARVANERTVEPVEEKFSGFIFKIQANMDPKHRDRIAFMRICSGKYEKGMKMRHVRTGKDVRIGDALTFFSSEREQLEEAYAGDIIGLHNHGTIQIGDTFSEGEVLGFTGIPHFAPELFRRVRLRDPLKSKQLRQGLQQLAEEGATQVFFPERSNDIILGAVGVLQFDVVASRLKEEYKVECSYEPITVYSARWIECSDKKKLEEFSNKAVENLALDGGGHLTYLAPTRVNLALMEERWPDVKFRATREHH, from the coding sequence ATGACCAACCAGGCCGCCGAAGTCGCGAAACGCCGCACTTTCGCCATTATTTCCCACCCCGATGCCGGTAAAACCACGATCACCGAAAAGCTCCTGTTGATGGGCAAGGCGATTGCCGTGGCCGGCACGGTGAAATCCCGTAAATCCGACCGCCATGCGACATCCGACTGGATGGAGATGGAGAAGCAGCGGGGTATTTCCATTACCACGTCGGTCATGCAGTTCCCGTATCGCGAACACATGATCAACCTGCTCGACACCCCGGGCCACGAAGACTTCTCCGAAGACACCTACCGCACCCTGACGGCGGTCGACTCGGCGCTGATGGTGCTCGACGGCGGTAAAGGCGTTGAGCCACGGACCATCGCCCTGATGGACGTCTGCCGTCTGCGTGACACGCCGATCGTCAGCTTCATCAACAAACTCGACCGTGACATCCGCGACCCGATCGAACTGCTCGACGAAATCGAAGCCGTTCTGAAGATCAAGGCAGCGCCGATCACCTGGCCGATCGGTTGCTACCGCGACTTCAAGGGCGTGTACCACCTGGCCGACGACTACATCATTGTCTACACCGCCGGTCACGGTCACGAACGCACCGAAACCAAGATCATCGAGAAACTCGACTCCGACGAGGCGCGCGCGCACCTGGGCGACGAGTACGAGCGCTTCCTCGAACAGCTGGAACTGGTGCAGGGTGCCTGCCACGAGTTCAACCAGCAGGAATTCCTCGACGGTCAACTGACCCCGGTGTTCTTCGGTACCGCACTGGGCAACTTCGGTGTCGATCACGTGCTTGATGCTGTGGTTGATTGGGCGCCACGTCCGCTGGCCCGTGTCGCCAACGAGCGTACCGTGGAGCCGGTGGAAGAGAAGTTCTCGGGCTTCATCTTCAAGATCCAGGCGAACATGGACCCGAAACACCGCGACCGCATCGCTTTCATGCGTATCTGCTCCGGCAAGTACGAGAAAGGCATGAAGATGCGCCACGTGCGTACCGGCAAGGACGTGCGCATCGGCGACGCCCTGACGTTCTTCTCGTCCGAGCGTGAACAGCTGGAGGAGGCGTACGCCGGCGACATCATCGGTCTGCACAACCACGGCACGATCCAGATCGGCGACACCTTCAGCGAAGGCGAAGTCCTCGGTTTCACCGGTATTCCGCACTTCGCCCCGGAGCTGTTCCGTCGCGTGCGTCTGCGTGATCCGCTGAAGTCCAAGCAATTGCGTCAGGGTCTGCAGCAGTTGGCTGAAGAGGGCGCGACGCAGGTGTTCTTCCCGGAGCGCAGCAACGACATCATTCTCGGCGCCGTGGGTGTGCTGCAGTTCGATGTGGTCGCCAGCCGTTTGAAGGAGGAATACAAGGTCGAGTGCTCGTATGAGCCGATCACTGTCTATTCCGCGCGCTGGATCGAATGCAGCGACAAGAAGAAGCTTGAGGAGTTTTCCAACAAGGCGGTGGAGAACCTGGCATTGGATGGCGGTGGGCACCTGACCTACCTGGCGCCAACGCGGGTTAACCTGGCGTTGATGGAAGAGCGGTGGCCGGATGTGAAGTTCCGTGCGACCCGTGAGCATCATTAA